Proteins encoded in a region of the Leishmania donovani BPK282A1 complete genome, chromosome 14 genome:
- a CDS encoding protein kinase, putative yields MRPNGEERPTVALSQNIMSVYEAINTLFYQERQLLLTAPAKYAARKYEDAAGHYLPYPGEEIAERYVVREVIGKGSFGTVLHCVDQKYHEAVAVKVIRSGPYFESQGWFEAQVVAHLNNDPALQNLVVQLRKVFLWKGHMVLVFEPLSFSLYRLITLTKYNGVSLDLTRKFAYQMIKVLLVLEQHQPPIIHCDLKPENVLLRDPSRSEVRVIDFGSACYQQQQKWSPPPAQVVLPSTSPSSSPGPPWDSVAEGPSGGVKPTAAADDDDSSAPQSPPKGPQQRHQATAGSTTASVDAALASGVAAPTAEGAGTVEKASDAAPAAAAAAGTATGDDRRGDIIMPKYIQSRYYRSPEVILELGYTTAIDRWSLGCFLVEMHTGVPLFPGKNEGDMVAYFTSILGPLPDYMIAASPKRTQLYYTCHSEPSTKSGGGELAHGVATAGAGPAEDAPPGLTPMSSAPGHAMGSPFFLRAPRVEGEGAAAAAVPGTGSNSQPLSLEEILGVHKGGPRGCRAGQPGHDESAYEVFCDFIHKLLQYDPRKRVSCQQAIQHPFLEPIRALKSRSAAPPSAAPGTGGGNTEAGSAPPPPLPGPPQ; encoded by the coding sequence ATGCGCCCCAACGGCGAGGAGCGGCCGACAGTGGCCCTCTCACAGAACATCATGTCCGTCTACGAAGCCATCAACACCCTCTTCTACCAggagcgccagctgctgctgacggcgccggccAAGTACGCGGCGCGCAAGTacgaggacgccgcgggGCACTACTTGCCGTACCCCGGCGAAGAGATCGCGGAGCGGTACGTGGTGAGGGAGGTGATCGGCAAGGGAAGCTTCGGCACTGTGTTGCACTGCGTTGACCAAAAGTACCACGAGGCTGTCGCCGTCAAGGTGATCCGCAGCGGCCCCTACTTTGAGAGCCAGGGCTGGTTTGAGGCGCAGGTAGTGGCGCACCTGAACAACGacccggcgctgcagaacctcgtcgtgcagctgcgcaaggtcTTCTTGTGGAAGGGTCATATGGTGCTGGTCTTTGAACCGCTCAGTTTCAGTCTCTACCGCCTCATCACATTGACGAAGTACAACGGCGTCAGCCTCGACCTCACCCGCAAGTTCGCCTACCAGATGAtcaaggtgctgctggtgctggagcagcatCAGCCACCCATCATTCACTGCGACCTGAAGCCGGAGAACGTGCTACTGCGCGACCCGAGCCGCAGCGAGGTGCGCGTAATCGACTTTGGCTCCGCGTGCTaccagcaacagcaaaaatGGAGCCCGCCACCGGCACAGGTGGTGCTGCCCTCGACGtcgccgagcagctcgcCAGGGCCGCCCTGGGACTCGGTTGCTGAAGGCCCCAGTGGCGGGGTCaagcccaccgccgccgccgatgatgATGACAGTAGcgcgccgcagtcgccgccCAAagggccgcagcagcgacaccagGCGACTGCAGGGTCGACCACCGCATCTGtcgatgcggcgctggcaagcggcgtcgcagcaccAACCGCTGAGGGGGCAGGCACGGTGGAGAAAGCCAGTGACGCGgcccccgctgccgcggcggcggctggaaCCGCCACTGGTGACGACAGGAGAGGGGATATCATCATGCCCAAGTACATCCAGTCGCGCTACTACCGCAGCCCGGAGGTCATCCTGGAGCTTGGCTACACAACGGCGATTGACCGCTGGTCCCTTGGCTGCTTCCTGGTGGAGATGCACACGGGGGTGCCCCTCTTCCCCGGCAAAAACGAGGGAGACATGGTAGCATACTTCACGTCCATCCTCGGTCCGCTGCCAGACTACATGATTGCAGCAAGCCCCAAGCGGACGCAGCTTTATTATACGTGCCATTCAGAGCCCTCCACcaaaagcggcggcggcgagctggCGCACGgtgtcgccaccgccggcgctggccCGGCAGAAGATGCCCCACCGGGGCTCACTCCGATGTCCAGCGCACCAGGTCACGCCATGGGCTCTCCTTTCTTCCTACGGGCCCCCCGagtggagggcgagggcgcggcagccgctgctgtgcccgGCACTGGCAGCAACAGCCAGCCGCTCTCTCTGGAAGAAATTCTTGGCGTGCACAAGGGCGGCccgcgcggctgccgcgctggcCAGCCGGGCCACGATGAGTCTGCCTACGAAGTCTTTTGCGACTTTATCCACAAGCTGCTCCAGTACGATCCGCGGAAGCGCGTGAGTTGCCAGCAGGCGATCCAGCACCCTTTCCTAGAGCCGATCCGGGCCCTCAAATCCcgctccgctgcgccaccgtcggcaGCCCcgggcaccggcggcggcaacacgGAGGCGGGAagtgcaccgcctccgccattGCCAGGGCCTCCGCAGTAG
- a CDS encoding SNF2 family helicase-like protein, putative codes for MADDLASLQQQFGAFQDEEEMRMDVAARVVAQSSREALEDEERLKKSWRELEKAEHAVGELQLELSEAQLAVAQESSGLLGDAQRNKSSGPATPSPRRVSDIRFQLNAAERELKRADAAVRKLQKEVDQRQAARLAEAKRHEREEAEAERAAAAARAAAHPKAADVTTVVRAKSATGRPVPLASSSSTILPRANTSVNGGALAGGSLSASSPTVMTTTRVLYRAPTHLKGITQSDYSGGEVLPSLSRVQVTRADIRSKQRRYQDDSEMEHYAERVTKRQRLEAVANEQRRLIALGNDGDTPSQSLSASIEKLAEARVKREGEQDGHAHQVKQESGGDDAAGAATPPVAAVAKARVAKKEAEGGERARRLPRAGVKVETGEEEGAHDVIDVDALMEADDDAAVAAAVSRVSTQLTGGYTQRSGKATPSISLSSQQQQQQRGRAGSASSATVSESEEVVWEMEEVTLLPGVRMDAAIYNRLLDYQQEGLLWLLTLHSRRTGGILGDEMGLGKTIQVAVMINALHHSGMLRGPVLIVAPMTVLRQWLAELHRWAPYVRSCVMHESSGSDTTRDSLLQSVQGTPAVVITTYAAMRVHCGLLHRTGFQYVILDEGHKISNPEAGATLAAKSFTTPHRLILSGSPIQNSLKELWCLFDFVRPGLLGTMSRFIDEFETPIALSRNARASPLSLATAVECAKALQTHIAPYLLRRLKRQVNTSLPPKYERVLRVPLTDKQLDQYLQVLSSPVVQGLFAQTAMYGSRNGGLDRDGRDSTGSLHVAGPRAKMASRRHNSGVRLESFRVMNQLRQICNHADIYAVQQGADEEDRMMLGRRGAAAKLSAISAARPGQHRSFRSNNPVDLLGSGKLNALLMMLKEWQSFGHRVLVFSQTRMMLDIIENMCEQQAYRYIRMDGATNSHYRQELMDRFNEDVSIFVALLTTRVGGIGVNLIGADRVVIFDPDWNPITDVQARERAWRIGQKREVCVYRLITSGSVEESILRRQLAKMYVTDKVLKDPELQRFFDVQDGFMESLLLGSEYANRVPVDKRYLLAAHHLHSVSAGDRDRAPGRDRHAALGGEYGNAVPGVDDDDNTDSDVSEGNIGVAGSKGEQPRKERDFGMLVPLKDEGGIDDVGADPDDTGGADEDGSPVGIPGMGDRNKKTSKGKEVWRETQMLQKLVDCQDVSVAGHDRVAHRLARKKAEDMIRRVSSSALTTEAMREQQRQYSLLQAIGEKKAKEAADREEKARYYREEIAAAAAAAARKRRHE; via the coding sequence ATGGCCGACGATTTGGCGTCACTGCAGCAACAGTTCGGCGCCTTTCAAGATGAGGAAGAGATGCGCATggacgtggcggcgcgcgtcGTCGCTCAGTCCTCGCGAGAAGCGctcgaggacgaggagcggCTCAAGAAGAGCTGGCGCGAGCTGGAAAAGGCGGAGCACGCTGTGGGGGAGCTGCAACTAGAGTtgagcgaggcgcagctggcggtTGCACAGGAATCGTCCGGGTTGCTGGGTGATGCGCAGCGCAACAAGTCATCCGGTccggcgacgccgtcaccgcgGCGGGTTTCCGACATCCGCTTCCAGCTCAACGCAGCGGAGCGCGAGCTCAAgcgcgctgacgcggcggtgcggaaACTTCAAAAAGAGGTCGACCAACGCCAAGCTGCGCGGCTTGCCGAAGCGAAACGGCACGAGCGGGAGGAAGCAGAGGCagagcgcgcggcagccgcggcccgagccgcagcgcatccGAAGGCAGCCGACGTCACAACAGTCGTGCGGGCAAAAAGCGCCACCGGCCGACCTGTGCCTCTCGCGTCATCGTCCTCAACTATACTCCCACGCGCAAACACGAGCGTGAACGGGGGTGCGCTGGCGGGTGGAAGCCTTTCAGCGTCATCGCCAACTGTCATGACCACGACGCGCGTGCTGTATCGAGCGCCGACTCACCTGAAGGGTATCACGCAGAGCGACTACAGCGGTGGTGAAGTGCTGCCCTCGCTGAGCCGGGTGCAAGTGACGCGCGCGGACATCCGctcgaagcagcgccgctaccAGGACGACTCAGAGATGGAGCACTACGCTGAGCGCGTCACCAAACGACAGCGactggaggcggtggcaaaTGAGCAGCGTCGGCTGATTGCCCTGGGCAACGACGGTGACACGCCTTCGCAGTCGTTGTCGGCCTCGATCGAAAAGCTGGCCGAGGCGCGAGTCAAGAGGGAAGGTGAGCAAGACGGCCATGCGCATCAGGTGAAGCAAGAGTCTGGTGGTGATgacgctgccggcgcagccacgcCACCAGTCGCAGCTGTAGCCAAGGCTCGAGTCGCGaagaaagaggcggagggcggcgagcgTGCCCGTCGCCTCCCGAGGGCAGGGGTGAAGGTGGAGAcaggggaagaggaaggggcacACGACGTGATTGACGTGGACGCACTCATGgaggccgacgacgacgcggcagtggcggcggcggtgagccGGGTCTCCACCCAGCTCACTGGCGGCTACACTCAACGTAGCGGGAAGGCCACGCCGTCTATATCGCTGagctcgcagcagcaacagcagcagcgggggcgCGCCGGCTCAGCATCGTCAGCGACCGTCTCGGAGAGCGAGGAAGTTGTAtgggagatggaggaggtgacgctgctgcccggTGTGCGCATGGATGCCGCCATCTACAACCGCCTACTCGATTACCAGCAAGAGGGACTACTGTGGCTCCTCACCCTGCACTCCCGCCGCACGGGCGGTATCCTCGGCGATGAGATGGGCCTCGGCAAGACGATCCAGGTGGCAGTGATGATCAATGCCCTGCACCACTCCGGCATGCTGCGCGGGCCGGTGCTGATTGTGGCACCGATGACGGTGCTTCGTCAGTGGttggcggagctgcaccgctggGCCCCCTACGTGCGCTCCTGCGTCATGCAtgagagcagcggcagcgacacgaCGCGTgactcgctgctgcagtcaGTTCAAGGCACGCCAGCCGTGGTCATCACAACGTACGCGGCGATGCGAGTGCACTGCGGTTTGCTGCATCGCACGGGCTTCCAGTACGTCATCCTCGACGAGGGGCACAAGATTAGCAACCCAGAGGCTGGCGCGACGCTCGCAGCGAAGTCTTTCACGACGCCGCACCGACTGATCTTGAGTGGCAGCCCCATCCAAAActcgctgaaggagctgTGGTGTTTGTTTGATTTTGTACGCCCTGGCCTTCTCGGCACGATGAGTCGCTTCATCGACGAATTCGAGACGCCGATCGCGCTGAGCCGCAACGCGCGTGCGAGCCCGCTGTCGCTGGCAACAGCCGTTGAGTGTGCAAAAGCACTGCAGACCCACATCGCCCCGTACCTGCTTCGCCGGCTGAAGCGCCAGGTGAACACGTCTTTGCCGCCAAAGTacgagcgcgtgctgcgaGTGCCGCTTACGGACAAGCAGCTCGACCAGTATCTGCAGGTGCTGTCCTCGCCAGTGGTGCAGGGACTCTTTGCGCAGACAGCAATGTACGGCTCGCGCAACGGTGGCCTCGACCGCGACGGGCGTGATAGCACTGGCTCCCTGCACGTGGCGGGGCCGCGGGCAAAGATGGCGTCTCGCCGCCACAACAGCGGCGTGCGGCTGGAGTCGTTCCGTGTCATGAATCAGCTGCGGCAAATCTGCAACCACGCCGACATCTACGCCGTGCAGCAAGgcgcggacgaggaggaccgCATGATGCTTGGTCGtcgtggcgcggcggcgaagctgtCTGCTATTTCGGCAGCACGACCTGGTCAGCACCGCTCCTTCCGCAGCAACAACCCCGTCGACCTCCTCGGCAGCGGGAAGCTGAACGCGCTGCTCATGATGCTGAAGGAGTGGCAGTCGTTCGGCCACCGCGTCCTCGTCTTCTCGCAGACTCGCATGATGCTCGATATTATCGAGAACATGTGCGAGCAGCAAGCCTACCGCTACATCCGCATGGATGGTGCGACGAACAGCCACTATCGGCAGGAGCTGATGGACCGCTTCAATGAAGACGTCTCCATCTTTGTCGCCTTGCTGACGACGCGCgtcggcggcatcggcgtcaACCTCATCGGCGCCGACCGCGTCGTCATTTTCGACCCGGACTGGAACCCGATCACGGACGTTCAGGCGCGTGAGAGGGCCTGGCGTATCGGCCAGAAGAGAGAAGTGTGCGTCTACCGCCTTATCACGAGTGGCAGCGTCGAGGAGTCGatcctgcggcggcagctggcgAAGATGTACGTGACGGACAAGGTGCTGAAGGATCCGGAGCTGCAACGCTTCTTTGACGTGCAAGACGGCTTCATGGAGAGCCTTCTGCTCGGCTCCGAGTACGCAAACCGCGTGCCGGTGGACAAGCGGTACTTACTGGCGGCGCACCACCTGCATAGCGTCTCGGCCGGCGACCGCGACCGCGCGCCTGGTCGGGACAGACACGCGGCGCTGGGGGGGGAGTATGGCAATGCGGTTCCTGGCGTTGACGATGATGATAACACCGACAGCGACGTGAGTGAAGGAAACATTGGCGTCGCGGGAAGCAAGGGGGAGCAGCCGAGAAAGGAGCGCGACTTTGGCATGCTGGTTCCTCTTAAGGACGAGGGCGGCATCGACGATGTCGGTGCTGACCCCGACGATACGGGAGGCGCGGACGAGGACGGCAGTCCAGTTGGCATCCCTGGCATGGGCGACAGAAATAAGAAGACGAGCAAGGGCAAGGAGGTGTGGCGTGAGACACAGATGCTGCAGAAGCTGGTGGATTGCCAGGACGTCTCTGTGGCAGGGCACGACCGCGTTGCGCACCGCCTGGCACGCAAGAAGGCAGAAGACATGATACGCCGCGTGTCCTCATCGGCGCTCACGACGGAGGCGatgcgagagcagcagcgccagtaTAGCCTGTTGCAAGCTATtggggagaagaaggcgaaggaggcggcagaccgagaggagaaggcgcgctACTATCGTGAAGAgatagcagcagcagcagcagcagcggcgcggaaGCGTCGGCATGAGTAG
- a CDS encoding calpain-like cysteine peptidase, putative, whose translation MSEIKYENGQPGYSGNTVVKCFKDNGNGLLFRIVNDEEHKWAFYNDTTNYQMLVKVAFGKDSKIEAIGNTTMQKDEESGEFKCELEIAPTTTEMFIEGEPNGFKISFEANPIAKA comes from the coding sequence ATGTCTGAGATCAAATACGAGAACGGCCAGCCCGGCTACAGCGGCAACACCGTGGTGAAGTGCTTCAAGGACAACGGCAACGGGCTGCTGTTCCGCATCGTGAACGACGAGGAGCACAAGTGGGCGTTCTACAACGACACCACGAACTACCAAATGCTGGTGAAGGTCGCGTTCGGCAAGGACAGCAAGATCGAGGCCATCGGCAACACTACAATGCAAAAAGACGAGGAGTCTGGCGAGTTCAAGTGCGAGCTGGAGATtgcgccgacgacgacagaGATGTTCATCGAGGGCGAGCCGAACGGCTTCAAGATCAGCTTCGAGGCTAACCCGATTGCGAAGGCGTGA
- a CDS encoding protein phosphatase 2C-like protein, translating into MLRKGRKSNINNAVGGGGGAPLRSSTRDVWSHQPPTALSPAANRANLLYQCYDASVYAPSNATFLSPANASGGGKQRPSVTAGSYAAGAASGKASRTRRGGSIAGFNGTKRQSNAQATAMATASKQQQKLDSSESRATPPLIPAPPPVARGGDSYVNENTRLVVSDPLPCSSRQQQRDGSRGGDANDYTSVRREVMGAARGRDEVRYTLDLSGRRCSDSAPYSGACMGRPRASSLPRTHEDVKEILPRLRPLREVRHGGDLNRLRSPPPRHSADHHGAAAGYALDSLRTMAPNGTMFADDREREKQREVLSAPPASSTVIPSSCSPRPVADQVRLLGRHNNRGSVHRSNAMATRVAGSPDTRMLRPSPLSSGSDDDGFAPAGGPSAPETAAAAAAGAGNGRTAPIETRRNVRGGAAAAVAAAIAQRGITGLGGTVSKPVYDKSGANAKKSPYGAGAEQPENIGHEARSEAVDADELFGSTQMLCSLRSGAERSDGNTAGARPPPPAVPMAAPSSRMRNRDHSGARCAENELPVYKFNVVLSSGKTATVPISLIAGSGCVQGMRPTMEDAHFAELNATHVRGQPVSLLAVLDGHCGRRVADLGAKWLPHYVLHHAALGENNALALVESILQTDREIFHTLQAKSHRHHQQRAGNGSGRRRRDVDEEVLDEMTSGTNGGSTLIAAAVCGRMLYVACLGDARAVLYDGHTTIAMSEDHKPGNTDESRRIAKCGGFVQFGRVCGILAVSRALGDFEFKFQPSPSPDAAGEEKLSTNFPFGALRDNDSSGSAAPSPSHNRRFISNRDLMVSNIADVRQLHLTDASAFLLLACDGLWDVLSNEEATEFVRDFLCYTPDVCDPHIFSGAKSRPSPDVVQRVLNNCCQKLAEFAVDRGSMDNVSVMVLFFHDVVDTVARFSGRVPSSANVGGATSNTASQPNSLHGSGRSHPRKSVQSVFELTSKQLKVRNGRIVAQR; encoded by the coding sequence ATGCTTCGGAAAGGTCGAAAAAGCAACATCAacaacgccgtcggcggcggcggcggtgccccGCTGCGAAGCTCCACGCGGGACGTGTGGAGCCACCAGCCTCCGACGGCGTTGTCTCCTGCAGCGAACCGCGCCAACCTGCTCTATCAATGCTACGACGCGTCTGTGTATGCACCGAGTAACGCGACGTTTCTGTCACCTGCGaacgccagcggtggcggcaaaCAGCGCCCCAGTGTCACGGCTGGCTCTtacgctgctggtgcagcaaGTGGAAAGGCAAGCCGCACTagacgaggaggcagcaTCGCCGGCTTCAATGGAACTAAGCGCCAGAGTAACGCGCAAGCGACAGCGATGGCCACAGCtagcaagcagcagcaaaagCTTGATAGCAGCGAGTCGCGTGCAACACCACCGCTGAtcccagcaccgccgccggttGCCAGGGGTGGTGATAGCTACGTCAATGAGAATACTCGCCTTGTCGTTTCGGACCCACTCCCCTGCTCTTCACGACAACAGCAGAGAGACGGAagccgtggcggcgatgccaaTGACTACACTTCGGTCCGTCGTGAGGTCATGGGTGCTGCGAGGGGCCGCGATGAGGTGCGCTACACCCTTGACCTCAGCGGTCGAAgatgcagcgacagcgcaccGTACAGCGGAGCTTGCATGGGTCGCCCACGTgcctcgtcgctgccacgcacacacgaagacGTGAAAGAGAtcctgccgcggctgcgtccgCTTCGAGAAGTCCGACACGGCGGCGACCTGAACAGGCTGCGCAgtccgccgccacggcactCGGCCGACCACcacggcgcagccgctggcTACGCGCTGGACAGCTTGCGCACCATGGCGCCAAACGGCACCATGTTTGCCGAcgacagagaaagggagaagcaACGCGAGGTACTgagcgcaccgccggcgtcgtcgacaGTGATTCCGTCCAGCTGCTCACCGCGACCGGTGGCAGACCAGGTGCGTCTGCTAGGCCGTCACAACAACCGAGGCAGCGTGCACCGAAGCAACGCTATGGCGACCCGGGTGGCCGGCAGCCCCGATACTCGTATGCTGCGCCCATCgccgctcagcagcggcagcgacgatgacggGTTTGCCCCTGCCGGCGGGCCATCTGCGCCGGagaccgccgctgccgctgccgctggcgccggcaACGGCCGTACCGCTCCGATCGAGACCCGGCGTAATGTGAGGGGCggggcggccgcggcagtcgcagcagcgatcgcgcagcgcggcatcaCTGGCCTTGGCGGGACGGTCAGTAAGCCTGTGTATGACAAGAGCGGGGCCAATGCGAAGAAATCGCCGTACGGCGCTGGGGCCGAGCAGCCGGAGAACATCGGTCATGAGGCTAGAAGTGAGGCGGTAGACGCCGACGAGCTTTTCGGTAGCACGCAGATGCTCTGCTCGTTGCGGTCGGGTGCAGAAAGAAGCGACGGCAACACTGCTGGCGCACGACCGCCCccgccggcggtgccaatggccgcgccgtcgtcgcgcatGCGCAACCGCGACCACAGTGGAGCGAGGTGCGCTGAGAACGAACTTCCTGTCTACAAGTTTAACGTGGTGCTCAGCAGTGGCAAGACGGCGACAGTCCCTATATCGCTtatcgccggcagcggctgtgtGCAAGGGATGCGACCAACCATGGAGGACGCGCACTTCGCCGAGCTCAACGCAACCCACGTTCGTGGCCAGCCCGTCTCTCttctggcggtgctggacgGCCACTGCGGACGGCGGGTGGCCGACCTCGGGGCCAAGTGGCTGCCGCACTACGTATTGCATCACGCCGCCCTTGGCGAAAACAACGCTCTGGCTCTTGTGGAGTCTATCCTGCAGACCGACCGCGAGATTTTCCACACGCTGCAGGCCAAGAGCCACAGACACCACCAGCAGAGGGcgggcaacggcagcggacgacgacggcgcgacGTGGATGAAGAAGTGCTCGACGAAATGACGAGCGGGACGAACGGCGGGTCGACACTGATTGCGGCCGCCGTGTGCGGCCGGATGCTGTACGTGGCGTGCCTCGGCGACGCCCGGGCGGTGCTCTATGACGGGCACACCACCATTGCGATGAGCGAAGATCACAAGCCCGGCAACACGGACGAGTCCCGCCGCATCGCTAAATGCGGCGGCTTCGTTCAGTTTGGCCGCGTGTGCGGCATTCTCGCGGTGAGCCGCGCCCTTGGGGACTTCGAGTTCAAGTTccagccgtcgccgtcgcccgaTGCGGCGGGGGAAGAGAAGCTGTCGACCAACTTCCCGTTTGGCGCCCTACGCGACAACGACTCGAGCGggtcagcggcgccgtcaccctCGCACAATCGCCGCTTCATCTCGAATCGGGACTTGATGGTGAGCAACATCGCTGATGTCCGACAGCTGCACCTTACCGacgcctccgccttcttACTGCTCGCCTGTGATGGATTGTGGGACGTGCTGAGCAACGAAGAGGCCACCGAGTTTGTGCGCGACTTCCTGTGCTACACGCCGGATGTGTGCGACCCGCACATTTTCTCCGGTGCGAAGTCGCGCCCGTCCCCTGACGTTGTGCAGCGCGTGCTCAACAACTGCTGCCAGAAGCTCGCCGAGTTCGCTGTCGATCGCGGCAGCATGGATAACGTCTCTGTGATGGTGCTCTTCTTCCACGATGTCGTTGACACTGTCGCGCGCTTCAGCGGGCGGGTGCCGTCCTCGGCGAATGTAGGCGGAGCCACTAGCAACACTGCCAGTCAGCCGAACTCGTTGCACGGCTCGGGCAGGTCGCATCCGCGCAAATCGGTGCAGTCGGTCTTCGAGCTGACGAGCAAACAGCTGAAAGTACGCAACGGCCGCATCGTCGCGCAGCGGtag